The Nostoc sp. 'Lobaria pulmonaria (5183) cyanobiont' genome window below encodes:
- a CDS encoding sensor histidine kinase — translation MFNISHSLRIFSRADTQQKILFNIHEGINSTLVILKHRLQANKIRPAIQIVQYYEEIPLVECFPGQLNQVFMNLLANAIDALDESTAKLNFNDIKLNPNQITIHTALAEDKNHISIRIQDNGVGISADVQQKMFDHLFTTKPVEKGTGLGLSIAYKIIVQKHKGTLEVNSVLGKGSEFIITIPIY, via the coding sequence ATTTTCAATATTAGCCATAGCCTACGAATTTTCTCTAGAGCCGATACACAACAAAAAATTCTCTTTAATATTCATGAAGGTATTAACAGTACTCTCGTCATTCTCAAACACCGTTTACAAGCGAATAAGATTCGTCCTGCTATTCAAATAGTTCAATATTACGAAGAAATTCCCCTAGTAGAATGCTTTCCGGGACAACTGAATCAGGTATTTATGAATCTCTTAGCAAATGCCATTGATGCTTTAGATGAGTCTACTGCTAAACTCAATTTTAATGATATTAAACTAAATCCCAATCAAATTACAATTCATACTGCCCTCGCTGAAGATAAAAATCATATCTCGATTCGGATTCAAGATAATGGGGTGGGAATATCGGCTGATGTTCAGCAAAAAATGTTCGATCATTTATTCACAACAAAACCTGTGGAAAAAGGAACAGGATTAGGATTATCAATTGCTTATAAAATAATTGTGCAAAAACATAAAGGAACTCTAGAAGTAAATTCTGTATTAGGAAAAGGTTCTGAGTTTATAATCACTATACCTATTTATTAA
- a CDS encoding hybrid sensor histidine kinase/response regulator: MNENQDMRILYEPEDNLILVVDDTTTNLEIVFYILTNVGFKVITENDGEKAIKQVESRLPDLILLDVMMPGIDGFETCKKLKNNSETCDIPIIFMTANSDTDSKVKGLNIGAVDYITKPFHEEELLARIKTHLQLRNLTKTLEKRVVERTAALSRALKDLQESQLQLVQTEKMSALGQLVAGVAHEINNPVGFIHGNLGHASVYFQDMINVIDLYQHHYPNPVPEIEEEIAAIDLKYMLADLPNLISSMKEGVQRIRDISTSLRTFSRADSDRKFYCNIHDGIDSTIMILKHRLKASEARPDIQVIRNYDILPELECFIGQLNQVFMNLLANAIDALEESNLGLTYMEIEANPNQILIQTTLTEDKNYILIRIKDNGIGMSADVQQKIFDYLFTTKPVGQGTGLGLSIARQIVVEKHGGTLEVNSSIGQGSEFIIKLPI, translated from the coding sequence ATGAACGAAAATCAAGATATGAGAATACTTTATGAACCAGAAGATAATTTAATATTAGTGGTAGATGATACTACTACAAACTTAGAAATTGTCTTTTATATATTAACTAATGTAGGTTTTAAAGTTATCACAGAGAATGATGGAGAAAAAGCAATAAAACAGGTTGAATCTAGACTACCAGATTTAATTTTATTAGATGTAATGATGCCGGGGATAGATGGATTTGAAACCTGTAAAAAGCTGAAAAATAACTCAGAAACCTGTGATATTCCTATAATTTTTATGACGGCTAATTCTGATACTGATAGTAAAGTAAAGGGTCTAAATATAGGGGCAGTTGATTACATTACTAAACCCTTTCATGAAGAAGAACTATTAGCTAGAATTAAAACCCATCTGCAATTACGAAATCTCACAAAAACTTTAGAAAAACGAGTTGTGGAAAGGACAGCAGCTTTGTCTAGAGCATTAAAAGACCTACAAGAGTCTCAACTCCAGCTTGTGCAGACAGAAAAAATGTCTGCCCTTGGTCAATTAGTAGCAGGAGTTGCTCATGAAATTAATAATCCAGTTGGTTTCATTCATGGCAATCTTGGACACGCTTCAGTATATTTCCAAGACATGATTAACGTCATCGATCTCTATCAGCATCACTATCCTAATCCAGTCCCAGAAATTGAAGAGGAAATTGCAGCGATAGATTTGAAGTATATGCTTGCCGATCTGCCTAACTTAATTTCCTCAATGAAAGAGGGTGTTCAGCGGATTCGCGACATTAGTACCAGTCTCAGAACTTTTTCTCGAGCAGATAGCGATCGCAAATTTTATTGCAATATTCATGATGGCATAGACAGTACAATTATGATTCTCAAACACCGTTTAAAAGCATCCGAAGCTCGACCCGATATTCAAGTAATTAGAAATTACGATATATTACCAGAATTAGAATGTTTTATCGGACAACTAAATCAGGTATTTATGAATTTATTAGCTAATGCTATTGATGCTTTGGAGGAGTCTAATTTAGGACTTACCTATATGGAGATTGAAGCAAATCCTAATCAAATTTTGATTCAAACTACTCTCACTGAAGATAAAAATTATATCTTGATTAGGATTAAAGATAATGGCATAGGAATGTCGGCTGATGTCCAACAAAAAATCTTTGACTATTTATTCACCACCAAGCCTGTAGGTCAAGGTACAGGATTAGGGTTATCAATTGCCCGTCAAATTGTTGTCGAAAAACATGGAGGAACTCTAGAGGTAAATTCATCAATAGGGCAAGGTTCAGAGTTTATCATTAAACTTCCCATTTAA